Proteins found in one Mucilaginibacter gracilis genomic segment:
- a CDS encoding four-carbon acid sugar kinase family protein, producing MANKHKLLLAYYGDDFTGSTDALEFLTRAGIKTVLFIVAPTVEQLEKYDGLQAIGVAGMTRSMSPADMEGQLLPAFLALKQLGVPHVHYKVCSTFDSSPRIGSIGKAADIGAKIFSAPFIPLLVAAPALGRYCAFGNLFARMGIGSKGEIFRLDRHPSMSKHPVTPADEGDLRLHLAKQTVQTIGLIDILTIGLSQQQSEKKLQEQVDAGKQIILFDALYEDQLFPIAQLIDGYASADKPLFSIGSSGIEMALGKLWAAQGIAQSKTEWQAAGEAKTMLVVSGSCSPVTAIQIEYAIDNNFADIALDTIAIASSKDLKTTVAVYIHLIAQLLQRGIPVIIHTSLGTEDPRFKKTYDFFAQQGLTQNDIREKTAQLYGTALGLIAVGVAGKTTLQRLLIAGGDTSGYVARAMGIEAVEMIVPVSPGAPLCKAYAPGSAADGMEVNFKGGQVGAENYFELVLKGQTTT from the coding sequence ATGGCAAACAAGCATAAACTTTTACTGGCCTACTACGGGGACGATTTCACGGGATCAACCGATGCGCTGGAATTTTTAACCCGTGCCGGTATAAAAACGGTATTGTTTATAGTAGCTCCCACGGTTGAGCAGTTAGAAAAGTACGACGGCCTGCAAGCCATCGGCGTAGCAGGCATGACGCGATCGATGTCGCCTGCCGATATGGAAGGCCAATTGCTGCCCGCCTTTTTGGCACTGAAGCAATTAGGAGTACCGCATGTACACTATAAGGTATGCTCTACGTTTGATTCGTCGCCGCGCATTGGCAGCATAGGTAAAGCTGCCGATATTGGCGCAAAAATATTTAGCGCACCATTTATACCGCTGTTGGTAGCCGCCCCTGCATTGGGCAGGTATTGCGCTTTTGGTAACCTGTTTGCCCGTATGGGGATAGGCAGCAAAGGCGAAATATTCCGGCTGGACAGGCATCCGTCAATGAGCAAGCACCCGGTTACCCCGGCAGATGAAGGCGATTTGCGTTTGCACCTGGCTAAACAAACCGTACAAACCATTGGCCTGATAGATATTTTAACCATTGGTTTGTCCCAGCAACAAAGCGAGAAAAAATTACAGGAGCAGGTAGATGCCGGTAAGCAAATTATATTGTTTGATGCCTTGTACGAAGACCAGCTATTTCCCATAGCTCAACTGATTGATGGTTATGCATCGGCAGATAAGCCCTTGTTTTCTATCGGTTCCTCTGGTATAGAGATGGCCCTGGGTAAGTTGTGGGCCGCTCAGGGTATCGCGCAAAGCAAAACAGAATGGCAAGCTGCCGGAGAGGCTAAAACCATGTTAGTGGTATCGGGCAGTTGCTCGCCGGTTACGGCAATACAAATTGAATATGCTATAGATAATAATTTTGCCGATATAGCCCTCGACACCATTGCTATTGCAAGCTCAAAAGATCTCAAAACTACGGTTGCTGTTTATATCCATTTAATTGCGCAACTGCTGCAACGGGGTATCCCGGTTATTATACATACCAGTTTGGGTACAGAAGACCCGCGTTTTAAGAAAACGTATGATTTTTTTGCCCAACAAGGTTTAACCCAAAACGACATCCGCGAAAAAACGGCGCAACTTTATGGTACCGCACTGGGCCTTATTGCCGTAGGTGTGGCAGGTAAAACCACTTTACAAAGGTTGCTCATTGCCGGTGGCGATACATCAGGCTATGTTGCACGCGCAATGGGTATAGAGGCGGTTGAAATGATAGTTCCAGTTTCGCCGGGAGCGCCGTTATGCAAAGCTTACGCGCCGGGTTCGGCAGCCGATGGTATGGAGGTAAACTTTAAAGGCGGCCAGGTAGGTGCCGAAAATTATTTTGAATTAGTGCTTAAAGGCCAAACAACCACATAA
- a CDS encoding ribulose-bisphosphate carboxylase large subunit family protein, which yields MERITAKYYIETPYALEKAAQVLAGEQSSGTFVAVPGETEELKARFAARVEKITPLESVTQPAIPGATAKDGLYHRAIIEVSWSIENFGYNLPVLVSTLQGNLYEITQFTGLKLMDIDLPPSYGEHFIGPRFGIAGSRKSTGVEDRPLIGTIIKPSIGMSPQQTAQLVKTLAEAGIDFIKDDELLSSAANSKFEDRVDAIMHVINAHADKTGKKVMYAFNLSDEVDSMLARYDYIVKAGGTCAMISINSVGLAGTKKICDQGQLVIHGHRNGWGMINRHPLLGIEFPAYQKLWRLAGVDQLHVNGIQNKFWESDDSVVRSMEACLTPLFKGETPIPVVSSGQWGGQAFETYRRTGTTDLLYMAGGGIMAHPDGPGGGVVALQQAWEGAVNGLTLQDAAKQYPEFAKSVTKFGSK from the coding sequence ATGGAAAGAATAACCGCTAAATATTATATAGAAACCCCGTACGCTTTAGAAAAAGCCGCGCAGGTTTTGGCAGGTGAACAATCATCAGGTACGTTTGTAGCCGTTCCCGGCGAAACGGAGGAACTGAAGGCGCGCTTTGCTGCGAGGGTTGAAAAAATTACACCTTTGGAATCGGTAACCCAACCGGCTATTCCGGGAGCTACTGCTAAGGATGGTTTGTACCATCGAGCCATTATTGAGGTTTCGTGGTCGATAGAAAATTTTGGTTATAACCTGCCCGTACTGGTATCTACCTTACAGGGTAATTTATACGAGATAACTCAATTTACGGGCTTAAAACTGATGGATATTGATTTGCCGCCAAGTTATGGCGAGCATTTTATAGGCCCACGTTTCGGCATTGCCGGGAGCCGCAAAAGTACCGGTGTTGAAGATAGGCCGCTGATTGGCACAATCATTAAACCCAGCATCGGCATGTCGCCACAGCAAACGGCGCAGTTGGTAAAAACCCTGGCCGAAGCAGGTATTGATTTTATTAAAGATGATGAGCTATTATCATCGGCAGCTAATTCCAAATTTGAAGACAGGGTTGATGCCATTATGCATGTAATTAATGCTCATGCAGATAAAACGGGCAAAAAAGTGATGTATGCCTTCAACCTGAGCGACGAGGTTGATAGTATGCTTGCGCGATACGATTACATTGTTAAAGCCGGCGGCACCTGCGCTATGATAAGCATCAACAGCGTTGGCCTGGCAGGCACAAAAAAGATTTGCGACCAGGGCCAACTGGTGATACATGGCCATCGCAACGGCTGGGGAATGATAAACAGGCACCCATTGCTGGGTATTGAGTTCCCGGCGTATCAAAAACTTTGGCGACTGGCCGGGGTTGACCAACTACATGTGAACGGCATCCAAAACAAATTTTGGGAAAGCGACGATTCGGTAGTGCGCTCGATGGAAGCATGTTTAACGCCTTTGTTTAAAGGCGAAACACCTATTCCGGTTGTATCATCGGGGCAATGGGGCGGGCAGGCATTCGAAACCTATCGCCGCACCGGCACCACCGATCTGCTTTATATGGCGGGCGGCGGTATTATGGCCCATCCCGATGGGCCGGGCGGTGGGGTAGTGGCCCTGCAACAAGCCTGGGAGGGTGCAGTAAACGGCTTAACTTTACAGGATGCTGCAAAGCAATACCCCGAATTTGCAAAATCGGTTACAAAATTTGGCAGTAAATAA
- the fucP gene encoding L-fucose:H+ symporter permease, whose product MQPASNTEVISESSLKGKTLMLPFVLICSLFFLWGMVHNLDGILIPHLKKACQLNNRQSTLVDTSIFLAYFLMAVPAGMLLKRFGYKNSIIIGLVLATIGAALFVPSANALAYTGFLGALFIIGCGIAILETAANPYSAILGDPAGATTRLNIAAFFNGIAAMVGPFVGTKLILSGTDYSEVQLKAMSVTQRSAYFLHEASSVKMPYTVLAIALALVAILFFVAKLPEIKASTKEETSGGNFFGALKHKHLSWAVVAQFFYVGAQVCVTSFFIRMAKQGAGFDEIKAGYYLAMYGFLFMGGRFVGTIFLQFIKSHKLLSIYAVVAALLCAVAILGKGSYVVYCLGAIGFFMSIMFPTIFALGIDGIGDDTKPGSSWLIMSIVGGAVVPYLMATVIDLNGDNIQIGYIIPLICFIVILYFGVSGYKIKKSIA is encoded by the coding sequence ATGCAACCAGCATCAAATACCGAAGTTATTTCCGAAAGCTCATTAAAAGGCAAAACATTGATGTTGCCTTTTGTGCTGATATGTAGCCTGTTCTTTTTATGGGGAATGGTACACAACCTCGATGGCATCCTTATTCCGCACTTAAAAAAGGCATGCCAGTTAAACAACCGTCAATCTACATTGGTTGATACCTCTATCTTTTTGGCCTATTTCCTTATGGCCGTTCCGGCGGGGATGCTGCTAAAGCGGTTTGGCTATAAAAACAGCATCATAATTGGTTTGGTTTTAGCTACTATTGGCGCAGCATTGTTTGTTCCTTCGGCAAATGCATTGGCTTACACCGGGTTTTTAGGTGCGCTATTTATTATAGGTTGTGGCATTGCCATATTAGAGACTGCTGCTAACCCTTATTCGGCTATATTGGGTGACCCGGCCGGGGCTACAACAAGGTTAAATATCGCGGCTTTTTTTAACGGTATTGCCGCTATGGTTGGGCCGTTTGTAGGTACCAAACTCATACTTTCGGGTACCGATTATAGCGAGGTACAATTAAAAGCCATGTCGGTAACCCAACGCTCTGCCTATTTTTTGCACGAAGCCTCGTCTGTAAAAATGCCTTACACTGTATTAGCTATTGCTTTAGCATTGGTTGCAATTTTATTTTTTGTTGCCAAATTACCCGAAATAAAAGCATCAACTAAAGAAGAAACATCAGGGGGTAACTTTTTTGGGGCATTAAAGCACAAGCATCTATCGTGGGCGGTAGTAGCACAATTTTTTTATGTTGGCGCACAGGTTTGTGTAACCAGTTTTTTTATCCGTATGGCCAAGCAAGGTGCTGGTTTTGACGAAATAAAGGCCGGATATTATTTAGCCATGTATGGCTTTTTATTTATGGGTGGCCGCTTTGTGGGTACTATCTTTCTACAGTTCATCAAATCTCACAAACTGCTTTCTATTTACGCGGTTGTAGCGGCGTTATTATGCGCGGTGGCAATTTTAGGTAAGGGCAGTTATGTAGTTTATTGCCTTGGTGCTATCGGTTTCTTCATGTCTATCATGTTCCCAACAATATTCGCCTTGGGGATAGATGGCATTGGCGATGATACCAAGCCTGGTTCGTCATGGCTCATTATGTCCATTGTAGGTGGGGCGGTTGTGCCTTATTTAATGGCAACAGTTATTGATTTAAATGGCGATAACATCCAGATCGGCTATATCATTCCGTTGATCTGTTTTATTGTGATCTTATACTTCGGCGTAAGCGGATATAAAATAAAAAAGAGTATTGCTTAA
- a CDS encoding MaoC family dehydratase, whose product MYFKSTFFEDYTIGDKRVTFGRTITETDFVVHAGHTGDFFPHHMDAEWCATQPFKQRIAHGTMIFSIGIGLTASEINPEAFSKGYDKLRFVKPVFIGDTIHSEITISEKAGAKKPEYGTVTEHVEIINQHGEVVVVCDHLLLVKKQTV is encoded by the coding sequence ATGTACTTTAAATCAACTTTTTTTGAAGATTATACCATAGGTGATAAACGCGTAACCTTTGGCCGTACCATTACCGAAACAGATTTTGTGGTACATGCAGGCCATACAGGCGATTTTTTCCCGCATCATATGGATGCCGAGTGGTGCGCCACGCAGCCGTTTAAACAACGCATTGCGCATGGCACCATGATATTTAGTATCGGTATCGGGCTAACCGCTTCGGAAATTAATCCCGAAGCGTTTTCAAAGGGGTATGATAAGCTACGTTTTGTAAAGCCTGTTTTTATTGGTGATACCATCCACTCCGAAATTACCATATCCGAAAAAGCCGGGGCCAAAAAGCCCGAATACGGCACCGTTACCGAACATGTAGAAATTATTAACCAGCATGGCGAAGTGGTTGTGGTGTGCGATCATTTGTTACTTGTAAAAAAACAAACCGTTTAA
- a CDS encoding Gfo/Idh/MocA family protein → MQIPYKPILPHTAVPIVIIGAGGIVGDAHLPAYKKAGFNVIGITNRTRGKAEKLAAEWGIPNVYDNVADAVAHSPANTVYDITIMPDQFIETLEALPDGVGVLIQKPMGDYFWQSKKILAVCRRKNLAAAINCQLRFAPYVNAARYLIEQGIIGELYDMEVRVTLQTPWELFPHVMVHPRLEIQYHSIHYIDLMRSFLGDPKTVMAKTLKHPAKTLSSSRSTILFDYGDTMHAVINTNHDHSFGPHNQESFIKWEGTKGAIKARMGLLMDYPHGVPDKFEYCVLEEGKTPEWHEIELEGSWFPDAFIGTMSSLMRYKNGESDVLPTSVEDVIKTMAVVESAYLSSDNGGVVVSERF, encoded by the coding sequence ATGCAAATACCTTATAAACCCATATTACCACATACTGCGGTACCTATTGTTATTATTGGCGCAGGTGGCATTGTTGGCGATGCACACCTGCCCGCCTATAAAAAGGCCGGTTTTAATGTAATTGGCATAACTAACCGCACCCGTGGCAAAGCCGAAAAACTGGCCGCCGAGTGGGGCATTCCAAACGTTTATGATAACGTTGCCGATGCAGTTGCCCATTCGCCGGCCAATACGGTTTACGATATTACTATCATGCCCGATCAGTTTATTGAAACCCTGGAGGCATTGCCCGATGGTGTAGGCGTGCTCATTCAAAAACCCATGGGCGACTACTTTTGGCAGAGTAAAAAAATATTGGCGGTTTGCAGGCGTAAAAACCTGGCAGCAGCTATTAATTGCCAGCTCCGTTTTGCACCATACGTTAACGCCGCCCGGTATTTAATAGAGCAGGGCATAATAGGCGAGTTATACGATATGGAAGTACGCGTAACTTTACAAACCCCCTGGGAATTGTTTCCGCATGTAATGGTGCATCCACGTTTGGAGATACAATACCACAGTATCCATTATATTGATTTGATGCGGTCGTTTTTGGGCGACCCTAAAACGGTGATGGCTAAAACATTGAAACATCCGGCCAAAACTTTATCGTCGTCGCGCTCAACCATTTTGTTTGATTATGGCGATACCATGCACGCCGTTATCAATACCAATCACGATCATTCCTTTGGGCCGCATAACCAGGAAAGCTTTATTAAATGGGAAGGCACCAAAGGCGCAATTAAGGCCCGTATGGGTTTGCTGATGGATTACCCGCACGGCGTGCCCGATAAATTTGAATATTGCGTTTTAGAAGAAGGCAAAACTCCCGAATGGCACGAAATTGAACTGGAAGGCTCCTGGTTTCCGGATGCATTTATCGGCACCATGAGCAGCCTGATGCGTTATAAAAACGGCGAAAGCGATGTGCTGCCAACCAGTGTTGAGGACGTTATAAAGACGATGGCCGTTGTTGAAAGTGCCTACCTATCGAGCGACAATGGCGGCGTGGTGGTAAGTGAAAGATTTTAA
- a CDS encoding extracellular solute-binding protein: MSSGTLKIAVRKFGPFETALQKLWDNYCAETGCTLIAEMVPMDLDDLHNAILEQNGLKNGDWDIAHVVTDWLYEAWETGALENLQPYITQNPPDDYPWGWSSSLLSMQQFGEAVAGLPFHDGPECLIYRKDLFTDVKEIKRFHELHGKHLQVPKTWDDFKTVAQFFHRPEENLYGTVFAGLPDGHNTVFDFCLQLWTRGGSLVSDNGLINIDTTEALEGLTFYRDILRDKQAVHPNTMQYESVQAGMAFARGEAAMMVNWFGFASMCEVINESVVKNKVDIAYMPHTAGNQPASLNVYWVYAVGAGSKHKQTAYNFIRYAVSARNDKLLTLEGGIGCRISTWVDGGINAIIPYYHKLEQLHQTARSLPQKGNWAQIAKIIDDLVLAAINTATPVAQLLAHGQQKISAIDKPIVNYANTL; this comes from the coding sequence ATGAGTAGCGGTACATTAAAAATAGCCGTCCGCAAATTTGGACCGTTTGAAACTGCCCTGCAAAAGCTATGGGATAACTATTGTGCCGAAACCGGTTGTACCTTAATAGCCGAAATGGTGCCGATGGATCTGGACGATTTACACAATGCTATTTTAGAACAAAACGGCCTTAAAAATGGCGATTGGGATATTGCACACGTAGTTACCGATTGGCTTTACGAAGCCTGGGAAACCGGGGCTTTAGAGAATTTGCAACCCTACATTACACAAAACCCGCCCGATGATTATCCCTGGGGATGGAGCAGTTCGCTGCTATCGATGCAGCAGTTTGGAGAAGCCGTTGCCGGATTACCTTTTCACGACGGCCCCGAATGCTTAATTTACCGTAAAGATTTATTTACCGATGTTAAAGAAATAAAAAGGTTCCACGAGCTGCACGGCAAGCATTTACAAGTGCCAAAAACCTGGGATGACTTTAAAACCGTTGCCCAATTTTTCCACCGTCCGGAAGAGAATTTATATGGAACAGTCTTCGCCGGATTGCCGGACGGCCATAATACCGTTTTTGATTTTTGCCTCCAGTTATGGACACGTGGCGGCAGTTTGGTTAGCGATAACGGCCTCATCAACATTGATACCACCGAAGCGTTGGAGGGCCTTACTTTTTACCGCGATATTTTGCGCGATAAACAGGCTGTACACCCCAATACCATGCAATACGAATCGGTACAGGCGGGTATGGCCTTTGCCCGTGGCGAAGCCGCCATGATGGTTAACTGGTTTGGCTTTGCATCAATGTGCGAGGTGATAAACGAATCGGTAGTGAAAAACAAAGTAGATATAGCTTACATGCCACATACTGCGGGCAACCAACCGGCATCGTTAAATGTGTATTGGGTATATGCGGTGGGTGCGGGCAGTAAGCATAAACAAACAGCTTACAATTTTATACGCTACGCTGTTAGTGCCCGTAACGATAAATTATTAACGCTTGAAGGCGGCATAGGCTGTCGCATTTCTACCTGGGTTGATGGCGGCATTAACGCCATTATACCATATTACCATAAATTGGAGCAACTGCACCAAACCGCCCGTTCGTTACCGCAAAAAGGCAATTGGGCGCAAATTGCCAAAATTATTGACGACCTTGTACTTGCTGCTATTAATACAGCTACACCTGTTGCGCAATTGCTTGCCCACGGGCAGCAAAAAATAAGCGCAATAGATAAACCAATTGTAAATTATGCAAATACCTTATAA
- a CDS encoding CaiB/BaiF CoA transferase family protein — translation MKPLEDYLVIDFSQFLSGPSAALKLADLGARVIKIEKPVTGDICRHLYTSNVIMNGESSVFHAINRNKESFAADIKNEADKLQIWQLVKQADVVMHNFRPGVMERLGFDYASVQQVNPSVIYGEISGYGDEGPWKDKPGQDLLLQSLTGLTWLSGNAGGPVPMGLSIIDMLAGNHLAQGILACLLRRTISGEGALVQVSMLESAIDFQFEAITTYYYDGKLPERSEKNNAHAYLGAPYGIYKTGDGYMALAMGSIPQLGTLLGCDALLPYTDVAEAFHKRDEIKAILAGHLLSGTSQKWLDILQKADIWCAEVLSWDKLMAHEGFTTLDMLQQVTMSDGFNYRTTRSPIRIDGELLTSPKGSPKLGEDNQTIIQQLINKHE, via the coding sequence ATGAAGCCACTGGAAGACTATTTGGTTATCGATTTTAGCCAGTTCCTATCGGGGCCTTCGGCAGCTTTAAAACTGGCCGATTTGGGTGCGCGGGTTATAAAAATTGAAAAACCTGTTACGGGCGATATATGCCGCCACTTGTACACCTCTAACGTTATCATGAATGGCGAGTCGTCGGTATTTCATGCCATTAACCGTAACAAGGAAAGTTTTGCTGCCGATATTAAAAACGAAGCGGATAAGCTTCAAATATGGCAACTGGTAAAACAAGCCGATGTGGTAATGCACAACTTTCGCCCCGGCGTAATGGAGCGTTTGGGTTTTGATTATGCCAGCGTGCAGCAAGTAAACCCATCGGTAATTTACGGCGAAATATCCGGCTATGGCGATGAAGGTCCCTGGAAAGATAAGCCTGGTCAGGATTTATTGTTGCAATCGTTAACCGGCTTAACCTGGTTAAGTGGCAACGCAGGCGGCCCCGTACCCATGGGCTTGTCTATTATTGATATGCTGGCGGGCAACCATTTGGCACAAGGCATTTTAGCCTGCCTATTGCGCCGCACCATTAGTGGCGAAGGCGCTTTGGTACAGGTAAGCATGCTCGAATCGGCCATCGATTTTCAGTTTGAGGCCATTACCACCTATTATTACGATGGTAAATTGCCTGAAAGATCTGAAAAAAATAATGCTCATGCTTATTTAGGTGCGCCTTACGGCATATACAAAACCGGCGATGGTTATATGGCCCTGGCTATGGGCTCCATACCGCAACTGGGTACTTTATTAGGTTGTGATGCTTTGCTACCTTATACAGACGTTGCCGAAGCTTTCCATAAGCGGGATGAAATTAAGGCCATATTAGCCGGTCATTTATTATCGGGCACCAGCCAAAAATGGCTTGATATTTTGCAAAAGGCCGATATATGGTGTGCCGAAGTGTTATCGTGGGATAAACTAATGGCGCACGAGGGCTTTACAACCCTGGATATGCTACAGCAGGTAACCATGAGCGATGGTTTTAATTATCGCACCACGCGCAGCCCCATCCGTATTGATGGCGAGTTGCTTACATCGCCTAAAGGCTCACCAAAACTTGGCGAGGATAACCAAACCATTATACAGCAATTAATAAACAAGCATGAGTAG
- a CDS encoding CaiB/BaiF CoA transferase family protein yields the protein MKPLEGLLVLEFAQFMAAPTAGLRLADLGARVIKIERPVKGEAGRQIAIRNIFVNGDSLVFHTINRNKESYAADLKDPDDMERIKKLIKQADVITHNFRPGVMEKIGLDYESVKAINPRIVYGVVTGYGTKGPWALRPGQDLLIQSLSGLAYLSGTNDAGPVPFGLATADMICGAHFVQGILAALIKRAKTNTGLLVEVSLMESVIDLQFEVITTYLNDGGKLPQRSAVKGNGHAYLSAPYGIYETQDSYLTLAMGDLFKIGKALGVDNLAELYPEKASWFDKRDEIMTLLAEKIKQKTTTKWLSELEAEGIWCSQVLTYKETLEHEGYKVMGMKQEVKLPDGSSLSTTRCPIRINGEKLYSDVAAPRPGAQTEAINLQYNLI from the coding sequence ATAAAGCCATTGGAGGGTTTGCTTGTATTAGAGTTTGCGCAGTTTATGGCCGCGCCAACAGCAGGCTTGCGGCTTGCCGATTTGGGCGCGCGCGTTATTAAAATTGAACGCCCGGTAAAAGGCGAAGCTGGCCGCCAGATAGCCATCCGCAATATTTTTGTAAATGGTGATAGTTTGGTTTTTCATACCATTAACCGCAATAAAGAATCGTACGCGGCAGATTTGAAAGACCCGGATGATATGGAGCGCATAAAAAAGCTCATTAAACAGGCCGATGTTATTACCCATAATTTCCGCCCCGGCGTAATGGAAAAAATTGGGCTCGATTATGAGTCGGTTAAGGCTATTAATCCGCGCATAGTTTACGGTGTTGTAACCGGCTATGGCACAAAAGGCCCCTGGGCTTTGCGTCCCGGCCAGGATTTATTGATTCAATCCTTATCCGGCTTGGCCTATTTATCGGGCACTAATGATGCCGGCCCGGTACCCTTTGGTTTGGCTACAGCCGATATGATTTGCGGTGCGCATTTTGTGCAAGGTATTTTAGCCGCGCTAATTAAACGCGCCAAAACCAATACGGGTTTGCTGGTAGAGGTGAGCCTCATGGAATCGGTGATTGACTTGCAATTTGAAGTGATAACCACCTATTTAAACGATGGCGGTAAACTGCCGCAACGCAGTGCCGTAAAAGGCAACGGCCATGCTTATTTAAGCGCCCCTTACGGGATATATGAAACACAGGATAGTTACCTTACCCTGGCTATGGGCGACTTGTTTAAAATAGGGAAGGCTTTAGGCGTTGATAACCTTGCCGAATTATACCCCGAAAAAGCATCGTGGTTTGATAAGCGCGACGAGATTATGACCCTGCTGGCAGAAAAGATAAAACAAAAAACCACAACCAAGTGGCTAAGTGAACTGGAAGCCGAAGGCATTTGGTGCTCCCAAGTTTTAACTTATAAGGAAACCCTTGAGCACGAAGGCTATAAAGTAATGGGAATGAAGCAGGAAGTAAAACTGCCCGATGGCAGCAGTTTGAGTACAACCCGTTGCCCCATCCGTATTAACGGAGAAAAACTATATTCGGATGTGGCCGCGCCGCGCCCCGGCGCACAAACCGAAGCCATTAATTTACAATATAACCTGATATGA
- a CDS encoding ABC transporter substrate-binding protein — protein sequence MLDNITLKGITWNHSRGFVPMTATAQRFAELNPLVNITWEKRSLQQFADLSIQQLAERYDLLVIDHPWAGFAAKTGSILPFDKYLSKSFLQDQEANTVGHSYESYSYDGHQWALAIDAATPVAASRPDLFKKYGLELPKTYNDLLALAKRGLVAFPAIPIDSLMTFYTFCCSLGEDPCQQEDKVISEATGIKALQLYRELAQNIDVACFNKNPIQIYETMTLGDDIAYCPFAYGYSNYSRNGYARQLLHFHDMITLNGSSNLRSSLGGTGIAISSNCKHVDIAMQYAQFVASPACQLGLYTHNGGQPGHLTAWTDAQTNQITHNYFANTLPALQRAYLRPRYFGHMFFQDHAGDMVRNYLMNGGDEREVLKQMDDLYLQSKQKVQA from the coding sequence ATGCTTGATAACATTACACTAAAAGGAATTACCTGGAACCATAGCCGCGGTTTTGTACCCATGACAGCCACTGCGCAGCGCTTTGCCGAATTAAACCCATTGGTAAACATAACCTGGGAAAAGCGCTCGCTACAACAATTCGCAGATCTTTCCATCCAGCAGTTAGCCGAAAGGTATGATTTATTGGTGATAGACCATCCCTGGGCTGGTTTTGCCGCTAAAACAGGATCGATACTTCCGTTTGATAAATATTTATCGAAAAGCTTTTTGCAAGATCAGGAAGCAAATACCGTTGGCCATTCTTACGAAAGTTACTCATACGATGGGCACCAGTGGGCGTTGGCAATAGATGCTGCAACGCCGGTAGCCGCCAGCCGCCCCGATCTGTTTAAAAAATACGGCCTGGAGCTGCCTAAAACCTATAACGATTTGCTTGCCCTGGCAAAACGCGGCCTGGTAGCTTTTCCGGCCATACCGATAGATTCGTTAATGACGTTTTATACTTTTTGCTGTTCACTGGGCGAAGACCCTTGCCAGCAGGAAGACAAAGTGATAAGCGAAGCCACCGGTATTAAAGCACTGCAATTATACAGGGAGCTGGCCCAAAACATCGATGTGGCTTGTTTTAATAAAAATCCGATCCAGATATACGAAACCATGACGCTGGGCGATGATATAGCTTATTGCCCGTTTGCTTATGGTTATTCAAATTATTCGCGCAATGGTTATGCACGTCAATTGCTTCATTTTCATGACATGATAACCCTTAACGGCAGTTCAAATTTACGCAGCTCGTTAGGCGGTACGGGTATTGCCATTTCGTCAAATTGCAAACATGTTGATATAGCCATGCAATATGCTCAATTTGTGGCATCACCCGCTTGCCAGCTTGGCTTATATACCCATAATGGCGGCCAGCCAGGGCATTTAACCGCCTGGACGGATGCCCAAACTAATCAAATAACGCATAATTATTTTGCCAATACTTTACCGGCATTGCAACGTGCCTATTTGCGCCCGCGGTATTTTGGCCACATGTTTTTTCAGGATCATGCAGGCGATATGGTACGCAATTACCTGATGAACGGCGGCGATGAACGCGAAGTATTAAAGCAAATGGACGACCTCTATCTGCAATCAAAACAAAAGGTACAGGCATGA